Proteins co-encoded in one Flavobacterium fluviale genomic window:
- a CDS encoding KUP/HAK/KT family potassium transporter: MSASHKNLHSKLSIGGLLITLGIIYGDIGTSPLYVMKAILGDHTINADIVLGGISCVFWTLTLQTTIKYVLITLSADNHGEGGIFALYALVKKTKIQWLIVPAIIGGSALLADGIITPPISISSAVEGIRAFYPTMETQTIVYIVISILFVLFTIQQFGTKLVGKFFAPMMLIWFAMLGTLGTIQVINYPEVIKAINPYYAYHLLSIHPDGFFVLGFVFLCTTGAEALYSDMGHCGRKNIRISWIFVKTTLVLNYFGQAAYLIHHEGSTLQQLGGENGNPFYLIMPHWFLPFGIVVATLAAVIASQALISGSFTLINEAMRLNFWPKVKIKYPTEVKGQLYIPSINWLLFFGCVGIVLHFEKSGNMEHAYGLAIILCMIMTTILLNYYLIMKRVKLYFMVPLITIYLLIEFSFLFANITKFAEGGYVTLIIASMLISVMTIWYLAKKINKNYTKVVKIDDYKQVLVELSQDLSIPKYATHLVYMTNANRVDELEHKIIYSILQKRPKRADIYWFVHVNILTEPYKTQYKVTEIAKDDIYRIDFNLGFREPTKINLMFREVIKDMVKRGEVDITSRYESLNKNNIIGDFKFVLSEKFLSNDNDLRWHENIIMNSYFFIKKLSLSEERAFGLDSSSVKIEKFPMVLHAPENIGLTRIIK; encoded by the coding sequence ATGAGCGCATCGCATAAAAACTTACATAGTAAGTTGTCTATTGGGGGTTTATTGATTACTTTAGGAATTATTTATGGAGATATCGGAACTTCTCCATTGTACGTAATGAAGGCAATTCTGGGCGATCACACGATTAATGCCGACATTGTTTTAGGAGGTATTTCTTGTGTATTTTGGACCTTAACATTACAAACTACAATTAAATATGTACTTATAACCTTAAGTGCAGACAATCATGGAGAAGGCGGAATCTTTGCACTATACGCATTAGTCAAGAAAACAAAAATTCAATGGCTTATTGTGCCCGCAATTATTGGGGGAAGTGCGCTTCTTGCTGACGGAATTATAACCCCTCCTATTTCAATTTCATCTGCAGTAGAGGGAATTAGGGCGTTCTATCCAACAATGGAAACACAAACCATTGTCTACATTGTAATTTCAATCTTATTTGTTTTATTTACAATTCAGCAATTCGGAACTAAATTGGTGGGTAAATTCTTTGCCCCAATGATGTTAATTTGGTTTGCGATGCTGGGGACTTTAGGTACTATTCAAGTAATAAATTATCCAGAAGTAATTAAAGCAATCAATCCGTATTACGCTTATCATTTACTTTCGATTCATCCTGATGGTTTCTTTGTTCTTGGTTTTGTATTTTTATGTACTACCGGAGCTGAAGCTTTATATTCTGACATGGGACACTGTGGAAGAAAAAATATTCGAATCAGCTGGATTTTTGTAAAAACAACATTGGTTTTAAACTACTTCGGACAAGCCGCTTATTTAATTCACCATGAAGGAAGTACGTTACAGCAATTAGGCGGAGAAAACGGAAACCCATTTTACTTAATCATGCCGCATTGGTTTTTACCATTTGGAATTGTAGTAGCAACTTTAGCAGCGGTAATTGCATCTCAAGCGCTTATCAGCGGATCATTTACTTTGATAAATGAAGCTATGCGTTTGAATTTCTGGCCGAAAGTAAAAATCAAATATCCAACAGAAGTAAAAGGTCAATTATACATTCCGTCAATCAACTGGTTATTGTTTTTTGGTTGTGTTGGAATCGTTTTACATTTTGAAAAATCTGGAAACATGGAACATGCATATGGACTTGCCATCATTTTATGTATGATTATGACCACGATTTTATTGAATTATTACTTAATCATGAAACGTGTAAAATTATACTTCATGGTTCCGTTGATCACGATTTATCTTTTGATTGAATTTAGTTTCCTTTTTGCTAACATCACGAAATTTGCCGAAGGCGGTTATGTAACTTTGATCATTGCAAGTATGCTGATTTCTGTTATGACGATTTGGTATTTGGCTAAGAAAATCAACAAAAACTACACTAAAGTGGTTAAAATTGATGACTACAAACAAGTTTTAGTAGAATTGAGCCAAGATTTATCGATTCCGAAATACGCAACACATTTAGTTTATATGACGAATGCCAATCGCGTGGACGAATTGGAACATAAAATAATTTACTCTATTCTGCAAAAGCGTCCGAAAAGAGCTGATATTTACTGGTTTGTTCACGTAAATATCTTAACAGAGCCTTATAAAACGCAATATAAGGTAACTGAAATCGCAAAAGACGACATCTACAGAATTGACTTTAATTTAGGTTTTAGAGAGCCGACGAAAATTAATTTAATGTTTAGAGAAGTTATCAAAGACATGGTAAAACGCGGCGAAGTGGATATTACTAGCCGTTATGAATCTTTAAACAAAAACAATATTATTGGTGACTTTAAATTTGTTTTATCAGAGAAATTCTTATCCAACGACAACGACCTAAGATGGCATGAAAATATTATCATGAATTCTTACTTCTTTATCAAGAAACTAAGTTTATCTGAAGAAAGAGCTTTTGGACTAGACAGCAGTTCTGTAAAAATAGAGAAATTCCCAATGGTGCTTCATGCTCCAGAAAATATTGGATTAACGCGTATTATTAAATAA
- a CDS encoding RsmB/NOP family class I SAM-dependent RNA methyltransferase, whose translation MRLHRNLVYTTIDSLNAIFNEGEYADKVVARALKKDKRWGSSDRKFVAETIYEIVRWKRLYAEIAEVKEPYDRDNLWRMFAVWAVLRGYPIPDWRQLEGTPERKIKGRFDELSKNRALKESIPDWMDELGVKELGEKVWSKEIAAQNQPAKVILRTNTLKGTKESLRNTLMDLNIETEYLKDQPEALVLKERANVFLTDAFKQGLFEVQDANSQLVAGFLDVKPGMRVVDTCAGAGGKTLHMASLMENKGQLIAMDLYESKLKQLKLRAKRNGAFNIEYRIIDSTKVIKKLHEKADRVLIDAPCSGLGVLKRNPDSKWKLQPEFIDNIRKVQSEVLESYSKIVKPGGKLVYATCSVLPSENQEQVEKFLKTEIGQQFTFVEDRKMLASESGFDGFYMALLERKA comes from the coding sequence ATGAGATTACACAGAAATTTAGTTTATACTACCATCGACTCTTTAAATGCAATTTTCAATGAAGGAGAATATGCGGACAAAGTGGTAGCAAGAGCATTAAAAAAAGACAAACGTTGGGGAAGTTCTGACAGGAAATTTGTTGCTGAAACGATATACGAAATTGTTCGCTGGAAACGATTATATGCTGAAATTGCAGAAGTTAAGGAACCGTACGACAGAGACAATTTATGGAGAATGTTTGCTGTTTGGGCTGTACTTCGCGGTTACCCAATTCCAGATTGGAGACAATTGGAAGGAACTCCAGAGAGAAAAATAAAAGGCCGTTTTGACGAATTATCTAAAAATAGAGCACTTAAAGAATCTATTCCAGATTGGATGGACGAATTGGGCGTAAAAGAATTAGGCGAAAAAGTCTGGTCAAAAGAAATTGCTGCACAAAATCAGCCGGCGAAAGTTATCCTTAGAACCAATACTTTAAAAGGAACTAAAGAAAGCCTTAGAAATACTTTGATGGACTTAAATATTGAAACAGAATATTTAAAAGACCAGCCGGAAGCTCTTGTTTTAAAAGAAAGAGCCAATGTGTTTTTAACAGATGCTTTTAAACAGGGACTTTTTGAAGTTCAGGATGCAAACTCACAATTGGTTGCAGGATTTCTAGATGTAAAACCTGGAATGCGTGTTGTGGATACGTGCGCTGGAGCTGGAGGAAAAACATTGCATATGGCTTCTCTAATGGAAAACAAAGGACAGTTGATTGCAATGGATTTGTATGAAAGCAAATTAAAGCAGTTAAAATTAAGAGCTAAAAGAAACGGCGCGTTCAATATCGAGTACCGTATTATTGACAGCACAAAAGTGATTAAAAAACTGCACGAAAAAGCAGACCGTGTTTTAATTGACGCGCCTTGCAGCGGTTTAGGAGTTTTAAAAAGAAATCCAGATTCTAAATGGAAATTACAGCCTGAATTTATCGATAACATTCGTAAAGTTCAGAGTGAAGTTTTAGAAAGTTATTCTAAAATTGTTAAACCAGGCGGAAAATTAGTTTATGCAACTTGTTCCGTATTACCATCAGAGAATCAAGAACAAGTGGAGAAATTCTTAAAAACAGAAATCGGACAGCAATTTACTTTTGTTGAAGATCGTAAAATGCTGGCTTCAGAATCTGGTTTTGACGGATTTTATATGGCACTTTTGGAACGTAAGGCTTAA
- a CDS encoding AMP-binding protein, producing the protein MQNLTHRNVHNYFKLNGYHLNAKDLCRVAYSYVKEGDAYERSIGEFFLDWFDKKDYIEMTTSGTTGLPKLVRLQKQAMIHSALATGDFFDLKPGDKALLCLPTQFIAGKMMLVRSLILGLELDVVSPSLHPLAFNSSTYDFVAMVPLQVQNSIEELSKVRKLIIGGAKMDSSLEEKLLPLKTEIYETYGMTETITHIAAKRLGDSVFSILPNVKISQDDRQCLVINVATISDEPIVTNDLVELVNEQQFIFLGRIDNVINSGGVKLIPEQIEAKLIGKINSRFFVTGLPDTVLGEKLVLVIEGEKQDFPADFFDVLGKFEKPKEIVFVSKFKENENGKLLRKPTLQS; encoded by the coding sequence ATGCAAAATTTAACCCATAGAAATGTGCACAATTATTTTAAGTTAAATGGGTACCATTTAAATGCAAAAGATTTGTGCCGTGTCGCTTACAGCTACGTTAAAGAGGGAGATGCGTACGAACGATCAATAGGGGAATTCTTTTTGGATTGGTTCGACAAAAAAGACTATATCGAAATGACAACTTCAGGGACCACAGGTCTTCCTAAGCTGGTTCGATTACAAAAACAGGCAATGATACATTCTGCTTTAGCAACGGGCGATTTCTTCGATTTAAAGCCTGGCGATAAAGCTTTGTTATGTCTTCCTACGCAGTTTATTGCAGGAAAAATGATGCTGGTGCGCAGTTTAATTTTAGGATTAGAATTAGATGTAGTTTCGCCTAGTCTTCATCCGCTGGCTTTTAATTCTAGTACATATGATTTTGTTGCAATGGTACCGCTTCAGGTTCAAAATTCAATTGAAGAACTTTCAAAAGTGCGTAAACTGATAATTGGAGGTGCAAAAATGGATTCTTCTCTGGAAGAAAAGCTTTTGCCTCTTAAAACAGAAATTTACGAAACTTATGGAATGACAGAAACTATCACACATATCGCGGCAAAACGTCTTGGTGATTCTGTTTTTTCAATCTTGCCAAACGTAAAAATATCTCAAGACGATCGTCAGTGTTTAGTAATTAATGTTGCTACGATTTCTGATGAGCCAATTGTGACTAACGATTTGGTAGAATTAGTAAACGAACAGCAGTTTATATTTTTGGGAAGAATTGATAATGTAATTAATAGTGGAGGAGTGAAGCTTATTCCAGAACAGATTGAAGCTAAATTAATCGGAAAAATAAATAGCAGATTTTTCGTGACCGGACTTCCTGATACTGTCTTGGGAGAAAAATTGGTTTTGGTCATTGAAGGCGAAAAACAAGATTTTCCAGCCGATTTCTTTGACGTTTTAGGCAAATTCGAAAAACCAAAAGAAATTGTTTTTGTTTCAAAATTTAAAGAAAACGAAAACGGAAAGTTACTGCGAAAGCCGACTTTGCAATCTTGA
- a CDS encoding CPBP family intramembrane glutamic endopeptidase, translating into MFLEQGIKPENKFWKYLIGSVFIIAASFVGQIPITAAVFYKTFVEKKAFPTTDKAIMKMFEPNVTLFLVMISFVFAFAGIYFVVKYIHHQTLLSVTTSRPKVDWKRISFSFFIWTFFSLASFLFVYLRSPEQFVFNFKVVPFLILVLLGSILIPIQTSTEEYVFRGYLMQGFANLARNRWFPLLMTSVIFGSMHWANPEVAKMGNVIMIYYIGTGLFLGIITLMDEGMELALGFHAANNLIGALLVTSDWSVFQTNSLFKDLSEPSAGIDVILPVVVIYPILLFIFSKKYGWTNWKERLTGNINNTEVIN; encoded by the coding sequence ATGTTTTTAGAGCAAGGAATTAAACCCGAAAATAAGTTTTGGAAATATCTGATAGGATCTGTTTTTATTATTGCAGCTTCTTTCGTAGGGCAGATTCCGATTACTGCTGCTGTATTTTATAAAACATTTGTTGAAAAAAAAGCCTTTCCAACGACTGATAAAGCGATTATGAAAATGTTTGAACCTAACGTAACTCTTTTTCTGGTTATGATTTCGTTTGTCTTTGCTTTTGCTGGAATATATTTTGTTGTCAAGTACATTCATCATCAAACTTTATTGTCAGTAACGACTTCAAGACCAAAAGTAGATTGGAAGCGAATTAGTTTTTCTTTCTTTATTTGGACATTTTTTTCTTTGGCCAGCTTCTTATTTGTGTATTTAAGATCTCCAGAACAATTTGTTTTCAATTTTAAAGTAGTTCCTTTTTTGATTTTAGTTCTTTTAGGTTCTATTTTAATTCCAATTCAAACCAGTACAGAAGAATACGTTTTTAGGGGATATCTGATGCAGGGATTTGCCAATTTGGCCCGTAATAGATGGTTTCCGCTGTTAATGACTTCTGTTATTTTTGGTTCAATGCATTGGGCTAATCCTGAAGTCGCTAAAATGGGCAATGTAATTATGATTTATTATATAGGAACTGGACTTTTCTTAGGAATTATTACTTTAATGGATGAAGGAATGGAGCTGGCACTAGGATTTCACGCCGCTAACAATCTCATAGGAGCATTATTAGTAACCTCAGATTGGTCGGTTTTTCAAACAAATTCTCTATTTAAAGATCTTTCAGAACCATCGGCAGGAATTGATGTTATTCTGCCTGTTGTAGTTATATATCCTATTTTGCTTTTTATTTTTAGTAAAAAATACGGCTGGACAAATTGGAAAGAAAGATTAACTGGAAATATTAATAATACTGAAGTAATAAATTAA
- a CDS encoding arsenate reductase family protein → MIQIYHNPRCGKSRNCLAFIEQSNQEFEIIPYLTETPSVDELKILLKQLNLEPLQLVRTKEKIWIENFKGKTLTDDQIIKAMAENPILIERPIVVKDGKAIIGRDPDLIASFLD, encoded by the coding sequence ATGATACAAATTTACCATAATCCGAGATGCGGAAAATCCAGAAACTGCCTAGCTTTTATTGAACAATCTAACCAAGAGTTTGAAATTATTCCTTATTTAACAGAAACGCCGTCTGTTGACGAGCTCAAAATTCTATTAAAACAACTCAATTTAGAGCCTCTTCAATTAGTTAGAACCAAAGAAAAAATCTGGATCGAAAATTTCAAGGGCAAAACATTAACTGACGATCAAATTATTAAGGCAATGGCAGAAAATCCAATTTTAATAGAACGTCCAATTGTTGTTAAAGACGGAAAAGCCATAATTGGCCGTGATCCCGATCTTATAGCTTCTTTTTTAGATTGA
- a CDS encoding outer membrane beta-barrel family protein yields MKKIKFAVLLVFLFTSFYNYSQQGPGGNKVKVTGKVFEKISKQPLEYATISITAPNDTKVLAGGITNPKGEFEVAIAPGTYDIKIEFISFKSNEIKQKSIQSDTNLGVVNLSEDAAQLNEVVIRAEKSSVEIKLDKKVYNVGQDMIVKGGSVSDVLDNVPSVSVDTEGNVSLRGSDNIRILIDGRPSQAINMAEALRQLPADAIDKVEVITNPSARYDAEGGSGIINIVLKKGKNQGFNGTVIASTGLPETYGLSANVNYKTEKLNYFTTAGYNYRTNEGAGKTNSEYLNPDGTTKSFLDEDRDTKRTRNGFNGRAGVEWTITPTTFWTNAINYQKNNGEDRDLINYYNYDADRVFTGTTYRLNNGDSDSENVEFTSNLIKNFNDKGHKLTADLSISRNTDDSNSTITDSPRFDTTLNDQIQKQVLLQADYVLPLGKGGQFEAGYKGSFGDLNNVYNVTDSEGVVNTNLSNTLEYKENINALYTQYGFKVNKFSYLFGLRWEDTNIEVNLLDNSDFNTKKYNNLFPSAFVSYEISDQSNFSASYSKRLSRPRGRFMNPAVNYASNINIFQGNPDLDPSLTDKYDIGYIKRWDKVTFNTSAYFEDTKDVFSFVRSPTGDEVNGVPVIKSSPINLGKEQKFGFEFTFNYTPFKWWKLNSNFNFFNVKTTGENSYTDTQGNLIVQNLDNQANSWFARINSKVTLPYKIDWQLTGMYNGEQKTAQGKNLGMFGMNTALSKDVLKDKATIAFNISDIFNSRKMRSYTYLDNVNSYSEFQFRKRQFNLSFTYRFNKAKGERDKNMPKNNEGGGEGGGEFPG; encoded by the coding sequence ATGAAAAAAATCAAATTTGCCGTATTACTTGTATTCTTGTTTACAAGTTTTTACAATTACTCTCAACAAGGCCCAGGTGGAAATAAAGTGAAGGTCACCGGAAAAGTTTTTGAAAAAATAAGCAAACAACCTTTAGAATATGCTACAATTTCTATAACTGCCCCAAACGATACTAAAGTTCTTGCTGGAGGTATCACCAATCCAAAAGGAGAATTCGAAGTTGCTATTGCTCCTGGAACTTATGATATTAAAATTGAATTTATTTCATTCAAATCAAATGAAATCAAACAAAAGAGCATTCAGAGTGATACAAACTTAGGAGTAGTAAATTTATCTGAAGACGCTGCACAGCTTAACGAAGTTGTGATTCGTGCTGAAAAATCATCTGTAGAAATAAAATTAGATAAAAAAGTTTACAATGTTGGTCAGGATATGATTGTAAAAGGCGGAAGCGTAAGCGACGTCTTAGACAACGTTCCATCTGTTTCTGTTGATACGGAAGGAAATGTAAGTTTAAGAGGAAGCGACAACATTCGTATTTTAATTGACGGAAGACCTTCTCAGGCTATAAACATGGCAGAAGCTTTAAGACAGCTTCCTGCAGATGCGATTGATAAAGTAGAAGTAATCACTAATCCATCAGCGCGTTACGATGCAGAAGGTGGATCTGGAATCATCAATATTGTTCTTAAAAAAGGAAAAAACCAAGGCTTTAACGGAACTGTTATTGCTTCAACAGGTTTACCAGAAACTTATGGTTTAAGTGCCAATGTGAATTATAAAACTGAAAAATTAAACTATTTCACAACTGCTGGATATAACTACAGAACAAACGAAGGAGCTGGTAAAACAAACTCTGAATATTTAAATCCAGACGGAACAACAAAAAGTTTCTTAGACGAAGATCGTGATACTAAACGTACGCGAAACGGATTTAACGGAAGAGCTGGAGTTGAATGGACAATTACTCCAACAACTTTCTGGACAAATGCCATCAACTATCAAAAAAACAATGGTGAAGACCGAGATTTAATCAACTATTATAATTACGATGCTGACAGAGTTTTTACAGGAACAACTTACCGTTTAAATAATGGTGATAGTGATAGTGAAAATGTAGAATTTACATCGAACTTAATTAAAAATTTCAACGATAAAGGACATAAATTGACTGCCGATCTTTCTATTTCAAGAAATACAGACGACAGCAATAGTACCATTACAGATTCTCCAAGATTTGACACTACTTTAAACGATCAAATCCAGAAACAAGTTTTATTACAAGCCGATTACGTACTGCCATTAGGTAAAGGCGGTCAGTTTGAGGCTGGTTATAAAGGAAGCTTTGGAGATTTGAATAATGTGTACAATGTAACAGACAGCGAAGGTGTAGTAAATACTAATTTGTCTAATACATTAGAGTACAAAGAAAACATCAATGCGCTTTACACACAATATGGTTTTAAAGTAAATAAATTCTCTTATTTATTTGGTTTAAGATGGGAAGACACTAATATCGAAGTTAACTTATTAGACAACAGTGATTTCAACACTAAAAAATACAACAACTTGTTTCCAAGTGCTTTTGTAAGTTACGAAATCTCAGATCAAAGTAATTTCTCTGCAAGTTACAGTAAGCGTTTATCTAGACCAAGAGGACGTTTCATGAACCCTGCAGTAAACTATGCAAGTAACATCAATATCTTTCAAGGAAACCCAGATTTAGACCCGTCTTTAACAGACAAATATGATATTGGATATATTAAAAGATGGGACAAAGTAACTTTTAATACTTCGGCTTATTTTGAAGATACAAAAGATGTTTTCAGCTTTGTGAGATCTCCTACAGGAGACGAAGTTAACGGAGTTCCGGTGATCAAAAGTTCTCCTATCAACTTAGGTAAAGAGCAAAAATTTGGTTTTGAATTTACATTTAACTACACTCCATTCAAATGGTGGAAATTAAACAGTAACTTCAACTTTTTCAACGTAAAAACAACTGGAGAAAACAGTTATACAGATACACAAGGAAATCTTATTGTTCAGAATTTAGATAATCAGGCTAATTCTTGGTTTGCAAGAATCAACTCTAAGGTTACGCTTCCATACAAAATTGACTGGCAATTGACAGGAATGTACAATGGCGAGCAAAAAACAGCTCAAGGTAAAAACCTAGGAATGTTCGGAATGAATACTGCTTTAAGCAAAGATGTATTAAAAGATAAAGCTACAATTGCATTCAATATCAGCGACATCTTTAATTCTAGAAAAATGAGATCTTATACGTATTTGGATAATGTAAATTCATACAGCGAATTCCAATTCCGTAAACGTCAATTTAATTTATCATTCACTTACCGTTTCAACAAAGCAAAAGGTGAACGAGATAAAAATATGCCAAAAAACAATGAAGGCGGCGGAGAAGGCGGCGGAGAATTTCCTGGATAA
- the fumC gene encoding class II fumarate hydratase — protein sequence MKYRIEKDTMGEVQVPADKYWGAQTERSRNNFKIGPSASMPKEIIEGFAYLKKAAAYANYDLGVLPIEKRDAIAAVCDEILEGKLDDQFPLVIWQTGSGTQSNMNVNEVIANRAQVLKGFEIGEGEQFIKANDDVNKSQSSNDTFPTGMHIAAYKMVVETTIPGVEKLHATLAKKAAEYADVVKIGRTHLMDATPLTLGQEISGYAAQLAFGLKALKNTLSHLSEIALGGTAVGTGLNTPKGYDVKVAEYIAEFTNHPFVTAENKFEALAAHDAIVETHGALKQLAVSLNKIANDIRMLASGPRSGIGEIHIPENEPGSSIMPGKVNPTQCEALTMVCAQVIGNDMAIAVGGMQGHYELNVFKPVMAANFLQSAQLLGDACVSFDEHCAKGIEPNHKRIKELVDNSLMLVTALNTKIGYYKAAEIAQTAHKNGTTLKDEAVRLGYVSPEDFDAWVKPEEMV from the coding sequence ATGAAATACCGTATAGAGAAAGACACCATGGGAGAAGTTCAAGTCCCAGCCGATAAATATTGGGGTGCACAAACAGAACGTTCTAGAAATAATTTTAAAATTGGGCCGTCGGCTTCAATGCCAAAGGAAATCATAGAAGGTTTTGCTTATCTAAAAAAAGCTGCAGCTTATGCAAATTACGATTTAGGAGTTCTGCCAATAGAAAAAAGAGATGCTATTGCTGCTGTCTGTGATGAAATTCTAGAAGGAAAACTGGATGATCAATTTCCTCTGGTAATCTGGCAGACAGGTTCTGGAACGCAAAGTAACATGAATGTAAACGAAGTTATTGCAAATCGCGCACAGGTTCTTAAAGGTTTTGAAATTGGCGAAGGCGAGCAATTCATCAAAGCCAACGACGATGTAAATAAATCACAATCATCCAATGATACTTTCCCAACCGGAATGCATATTGCCGCCTATAAAATGGTTGTTGAAACAACTATTCCGGGTGTTGAAAAACTGCATGCTACCTTAGCTAAAAAAGCAGCAGAATATGCAGATGTTGTAAAAATTGGACGCACGCATTTAATGGATGCAACACCTTTAACATTGGGTCAGGAAATTTCTGGTTATGCAGCACAATTAGCTTTTGGCTTAAAAGCCCTTAAAAATACTTTATCACACTTATCTGAAATTGCCTTGGGCGGTACCGCAGTTGGAACGGGATTAAATACGCCAAAAGGCTATGATGTAAAAGTTGCCGAATATATTGCTGAATTTACGAATCATCCTTTTGTAACAGCAGAAAACAAATTTGAAGCTCTTGCTGCACACGACGCAATTGTTGAAACTCATGGAGCTTTAAAACAATTAGCCGTTTCATTAAATAAGATCGCAAATGACATCAGAATGTTAGCTTCTGGTCCGCGTTCTGGAATTGGAGAAATCCATATCCCAGAAAATGAACCTGGTTCTTCTATTATGCCAGGGAAAGTAAATCCAACACAATGTGAAGCCCTTACTATGGTCTGCGCGCAAGTTATCGGAAATGATATGGCAATTGCCGTTGGAGGCATGCAGGGACATTACGAATTGAATGTTTTTAAACCAGTTATGGCTGCGAACTTTTTGCAATCGGCACAATTATTAGGCGACGCTTGTGTTTCTTTTGATGAGCATTGTGCGAAGGGAATCGAACCGAATCACAAACGCATTAAAGAATTAGTAGACAATTCATTAATGTTAGTAACTGCTTTAAATACCAAAATAGGCTACTACAAAGCTGCCGAAATCGCTCAAACCGCGCACAAAAACGGAACTACTTTAAAAGACGAAGCTGTTCGTTTAGGATATGTTTCTCCCGAAGATTTTGATGCTTGGGTGAAGCCTGAGGAGATGGTTTAG
- a CDS encoding NAD(P)-dependent oxidoreductase, whose product MKFGIIKERKNPPDRRVVFSPNELTKLKQLYHEAVVKVESSDIRIFSDDDYKNMGITVSDDVSDCDVLFGVKEVPVEDLIPNKAYFFFSHTIKKQPHNRKLLQAILEKNIDLYDHETIVDENDRRLIGFGKYAGMVGVYNGIRAFGIKFELFKLPKAETLSGKEAMIMHLKRITMPALKFVITGTGKVGSGAKEILDAIKVKEITVDNYLTKKYAQAVYVQLDVLEYNKRKDGQVLDFTDFVNHPEEYESDFERFTKVSDIYFSGHFYASNAPMILTKEMLNASDCKLKVVADISCDVNGPIACTVRSSTIAEPLYGYFPLEDKEVDFFHPAAVAVMAVDNLPCEIPKDASEGFGEQFMEHVIPAFFNGDKEGILKRAQITENGKLTARFSYLQDYVDGK is encoded by the coding sequence ATGAAGTTTGGAATCATAAAAGAAAGAAAAAATCCGCCAGATAGAAGAGTTGTATTTTCTCCAAATGAACTTACAAAATTAAAGCAGTTATATCACGAAGCTGTTGTAAAGGTCGAAAGTTCAGATATTAGAATATTTTCGGATGACGATTACAAAAACATGGGAATAACGGTTTCTGATGATGTTTCGGATTGTGATGTTTTATTTGGGGTGAAGGAAGTTCCAGTTGAGGACTTGATTCCAAACAAGGCTTATTTCTTTTTTTCTCATACAATTAAAAAACAGCCTCATAATAGAAAACTACTTCAGGCGATTTTAGAAAAAAATATTGATTTGTATGATCACGAAACTATTGTTGATGAAAATGACCGCCGCTTAATTGGTTTTGGAAAATATGCTGGAATGGTTGGCGTTTACAACGGAATTCGTGCATTCGGAATTAAATTTGAATTGTTCAAACTGCCTAAAGCTGAAACACTTTCTGGAAAAGAAGCGATGATCATGCATTTGAAACGTATTACAATGCCTGCTTTAAAATTTGTGATTACGGGAACTGGAAAGGTTGGGAGCGGAGCAAAAGAAATTTTGGACGCGATAAAAGTAAAAGAAATTACAGTTGACAATTATTTGACGAAAAAATATGCTCAGGCTGTTTATGTACAGCTTGATGTTTTAGAATATAATAAAAGAAAAGACGGACAGGTTTTGGATTTTACAGATTTTGTAAATCATCCAGAAGAATACGAATCTGATTTTGAAAGATTTACTAAAGTTTCTGATATCTATTTTTCTGGTCATTTTTATGCAAGCAATGCACCAATGATTTTAACTAAGGAAATGCTGAATGCCAGCGATTGTAAGTTAAAAGTTGTAGCAGATATTTCCTGCGATGTAAATGGCCCGATTGCCTGTACAGTTCGTTCTTCGACAATTGCAGAACCTTTGTACGGATATTTTCCTTTAGAAGATAAAGAAGTCGATTTCTTCCATCCAGCAGCAGTTGCAGTGATGGCAGTCGATAATCTTCCATGTGAAATTCCGAAAGATGCGAGCGAAGGTTTTGGCGAACAATTTATGGAACACGTAATTCCAGCCTTCTTCAACGGCGATAAAGAGGGAATCCTAAAGCGTGCACAAATCACAGAAAACGGTAAATTGACGGCGAGATTTAGTTATCTGCAAGATTATGTCGACGGGAAATAA